In Rhodamnia argentea isolate NSW1041297 chromosome 4, ASM2092103v1, whole genome shotgun sequence, the following proteins share a genomic window:
- the LOC115750806 gene encoding uncharacterized protein LOC115750806 encodes MRCICGSIQWQALLEYHEGTEDGRVPSHVPRPTDETKFAKLSKYVLRMVEDLMDRAKKFRDGSKPEIGSILVPFNLKDFNDLYERTQMVERDFAKRVAASRSQFMPLSRRAIRLPAQGRLFAVTREETKDSPTVIDTILLHDQVAYALFDLDGHKGRIDLIVLEMYNFDVIIGMDWLTKQKAIVDCYRRDVQFNPLDGVSFEFVGDRGGISILLVSSMEAMRLMESGCQGDLATIVDMSIEESRIEDIVVVYEFPDVFPQKLPRLPSEREIEFVVELAPRTELISKASYRMALSELKEASVFFEIDLRTGCYRLRIKKEDIPKTAFRMHCEHYEFIVMPCGLTNAPATFMDLTNRVFKEFLDRFVIIFIDDILVYSRSMEDHE; translated from the exons ATGCGGTGCATTTGTGGAAGCATTCAATGGCAAGCACTTCTCGAATACCACGAGGGAACAGAAGATGGCCGAGTTCCTTCACATGTGCCAAGACCAACCGACGAGACCAAGTTCGCTAAGCTATCGAAATACGTGCTGAGGATGGTGGAAGACCTTATGGATAGGGCAAAGAAATTTAGGGACGGATCGAAGCCCGAGATCGGGAGCATACTAGTGCCGTTTAATCTGAAGGACTTTAACGATCTTTATGAGAGGACCCAAATGGTGGAACGGGACTTTGCAAAAAGGGTTGCCGCATCTAGATCACAATTCATGCCTTTGAGTAGAAGAGCCATTCG GCTACCAGCTCAAGGAAGGCTATTTGCCGTCACCCGGGAAGAGacgaaggattcgccgaccgttaTCGATACGATCCTCTTGCATGACCAAGTAGCTTATGCCTTGTTTGACCTAG ATGGTCACAAGGGTAGGATCGATTTGATTGTGCTGGAAATGTACAATTTTGACGTGATTATAGGGATGGATTGGCTGACTAAGCAAAAAGCCATAGTGGATTGCTATCGTAGGGATGTTCAGTTTAATCCATTGGATGGGGTTAGTTTTGAGTTTGTTGGAGACCGAGGTGGAATCTCGATCTTGTTGGTTTCATCGATGGAAGCAATGCGTCTGATGGAAAGTGGATGCCAAGGGGATTTGGCAACTATAGTGGATATGTCAATTGAGGAATCGAGGATTGAGGACATAGTAGTAGTGTATGAGTtccccgatgtctttcctcaaaaGTTGCCTAGATTGCCGtcggaaagagaaatagagttcgtaGTAGAGTTGGCCCCTAGGACGGAATTGATCTCTAAGGCGTCGTATAGGATGGCGTTGTCAGAGCTAAAG GAAGCTTCGGTATTTTTTGAGATCGATCTACGGACGGGATGCTATCGGTTGAGGATTAAGAAAGAGGATATACCGAAAACGGCATTCAGGATGCATTGTGAACATTATGAGTTCATAGTGATGCCATGTGGTTTGACAAATGCTCCTGCTACTTTTATGGATTTGACGAACAGGGTATTCAAGGAgttcttggatcggtttgttATCATATTCATAGACGACATCTTGGTGTACTCGAGGAGTATGGAGGATCACGAGTAG